TTCACCATGATATTTGCGTGACCGTAAAAGGAGGAAAATGGTTATATGAAAAAAATTTATATGGATCATGCAGCCACCACCCCTACTGATGTAGGGGTAGTGAAAGTGATGGAACCTTATTTCAATTTAAAATATGGAAATCCTAATAGCATATATTCCTTTGGACAGGAAGCAAGAATGGCAGTAGAAGAAGCCAGGGGGAAGGTAGCTCATTTAATCGGAGCAAACCCTTCGGAGATTATTTTCACCGCAGGAGGGACAGAAGCGGATAATCACGCTATAAAAGGAATAGCTTGGGCTAATCAAAAAAAGGGGAATCATATCATTACTTCGAAGATAGAGCACCACGCTGTACTTCATTCATGTCAGTTTTTAGAGAAACAAGGCTTTAAAGTTACTTACTTACCAGTGGATAAATATGGTCTGATAGACTCTGATGATGTGGAGAGGGCGATTACAGACAAGACTATACTGGTAACCATTATGCATGCGAACAACGAGATTGGTACCATCGAACCGATTAAGGAAATAAGTAAAGTAGTAAAAAAAGCAGGAATATATTTTCATACTGATTCGGTTCAAACTGCCGGACATATTCCTATAGATGTAAATGATTTAGGGGTAGATATGTTATCGATGTCCGGACATAAATTTTATGGTCCTAACGGAATAGGAGTATTGTATCTAAAGAAAGGAACGAAGATCACCAGTTTTATAGATGGTGGTGCTCAGGAAAACAATAAAAGAGCCGGTACAGAAAATGTAGCAGGAATAGTCGGATTAGGTAAAGCTGCTGAGTTGGCAAAAGAAAGGCTAAATCAAAATAGAGAGAAGGAAATCGAAATATTAAGAAATAAATTAACTCAAGGTATTTTGAAGAATATAGAAAATGTTCGTCTAAACGGCCATCCAACTAATAGATTACCTGGAAACGCTAATTTTTGTTTTGAATTTATTGAAGGGGAGTCAATGTTGTTAAGCTTGGATATGGAAGGAGTTGCTGCTTCCAGTGGTTCAGCTTGCACTTCTGGTTCATTAGAACCATCTCATGTGTTATTAGCTATCGGACTTCCTCCGGAAATAGCTCATGGTTCTTTAAGGTTAACTTTAGGAAAAGATAATACAGAGAAAGAAGTAAATTATTTATTAGATATTCTACCCGGGATTATTAATAAATTAAGGGTACTCTCTCCATTTAATGGTGATTGGGAAGGACTAAGTTAGTACAAGTATATAGTATTTGATATATAATGAAGAAAAGAAAAGATAGTGTTTAGGAGATAGGGGCTCGTGGAAGTAAAATAAAATACAATAAACTGTAAACTCATAACTGAAAACTTGAATACTAATGTAATCGTTCAATTAATGGGTTGGTAGATTTTGAAGTATTAAATTGTGGTTTTGGTTTTTCACTTAATTAGTATAAGAAGGAGAGTAGCCGTATGAGTATGTATAGTGAAAAAGTAATGGAGCATTTTAGAAACCCTCATAATGTAGGAGAGATTAAAGATGCAGACGGTATTGGAGAAGTAGGAAATCCTGTTTGTGGGGATATCATGAAAATTTATATAAGAGTAAAAGATAACAAGATAATAGATTGTAAATTTAAAACTTTTGGATGCGGTGCAGCTATTGCTACCAGCAGTATGATTACCGAAATGGTCAAGGGGAAAGAGATTGGTGAAGCTTTAAAAATTTCTAATAAAGCTGTTGCTGAAGCCTTAGGCGGACTTCCACCCATTAAAATGCATTGTTCTAATTTAGCGGCAGATGGATTATCTAAAGCTATTGAAGATTATAAACAAAAGGCAAGGGATAAGAAAGAAAAACAATAAGCCAAAAATAATCATAAATAATCACTAACTAATAAATATTTATTATTTGCTAAAGTTTAGTTTGTAGAGGTACTTATAAAATGACAACGTTAAGCGTGAATGAGGTTTCCTTGGTGGCTGCTTTTATAGCTGGTCTTTTTTCATTCGTTTCTCCTTGTGTTTTACCCCTGGTGCCGGGGTATATTTC
The window above is part of the Candidatus Atribacteria bacterium genome. Proteins encoded here:
- the nifU gene encoding Fe-S cluster assembly scaffold protein NifU; this encodes MYSEKVMEHFRNPHNVGEIKDADGIGEVGNPVCGDIMKIYIRVKDNKIIDCKFKTFGCGAAIATSSMITEMVKGKEIGEALKISNKAVAEALGGLPPIKMHCSNLAADGLSKAIEDYKQKARDKKEKQ
- the nifS gene encoding cysteine desulfurase NifS — its product is MKKIYMDHAATTPTDVGVVKVMEPYFNLKYGNPNSIYSFGQEARMAVEEARGKVAHLIGANPSEIIFTAGGTEADNHAIKGIAWANQKKGNHIITSKIEHHAVLHSCQFLEKQGFKVTYLPVDKYGLIDSDDVERAITDKTILVTIMHANNEIGTIEPIKEISKVVKKAGIYFHTDSVQTAGHIPIDVNDLGVDMLSMSGHKFYGPNGIGVLYLKKGTKITSFIDGGAQENNKRAGTENVAGIVGLGKAAELAKERLNQNREKEIEILRNKLTQGILKNIENVRLNGHPTNRLPGNANFCFEFIEGESMLLSLDMEGVAASSGSACTSGSLEPSHVLLAIGLPPEIAHGSLRLTLGKDNTEKEVNYLLDILPGIINKLRVLSPFNGDWEGLS